A window of the Streptomyces albireticuli genome harbors these coding sequences:
- a CDS encoding NADH:flavin oxidoreductase, producing MPGISANTSTNSSTDRTTSAARATDVLVRPFSLGSLTARNRVVMAPMTREFSPGGVPGADVAAYYARRAAGGVGLIITEGTYVDHASAGTSDRVPRFHGADALAGWGAVADAVHRAGGKIVPQLWHVGMARTAGAGPVPGAPRIGPSGIPLDGSEPGRAMTPEDLDDVIAAFAAGAAAAEERGFDGIEIHGAHGYLVDQFLWARTNRRDDAYGGDPVSRTRFAAEVVAACRRAVAPDFPIVFRMSQWKTGDYGARLAGTPRELEALLTPLAEAGADAFHCSTRRYWQPEFDGSDLNLAGWAKKLSGKATISVGSVGLDNEFLRAFQGERSGVAGIDALLERMERDEFDAVAVGRALLGDPDWAAKVLSGRTDELRAFDTGVLGSLY from the coding sequence ATGCCCGGCATCAGCGCCAACACCAGCACCAACTCCAGCACCGACCGCACCACATCGGCCGCGCGCGCCACGGACGTGCTCGTCCGCCCCTTCTCCCTAGGGAGCCTCACCGCCCGCAACCGCGTCGTGATGGCGCCCATGACCCGCGAGTTCTCGCCCGGCGGTGTGCCCGGCGCCGACGTGGCGGCGTACTACGCCCGGCGGGCGGCGGGCGGGGTGGGCCTGATCATCACCGAGGGGACCTACGTCGACCACGCCTCCGCGGGGACCAGCGACCGCGTCCCCCGCTTCCACGGCGCGGACGCCCTCGCCGGATGGGGCGCGGTCGCGGACGCCGTGCACCGGGCGGGCGGAAAGATCGTCCCGCAGCTGTGGCACGTGGGAATGGCGCGCACCGCCGGCGCCGGACCGGTGCCCGGCGCCCCCAGGATCGGTCCCTCGGGCATCCCCCTGGACGGGTCGGAGCCCGGCCGGGCGATGACGCCGGAGGACCTCGACGACGTGATCGCCGCCTTCGCCGCCGGGGCCGCGGCCGCCGAGGAGCGCGGCTTCGACGGCATCGAGATCCACGGGGCCCACGGCTACCTCGTCGACCAGTTCCTCTGGGCCCGTACGAACCGCCGCGACGACGCCTACGGGGGCGACCCCGTCTCCCGCACCCGCTTCGCCGCGGAGGTCGTGGCCGCCTGCCGGCGCGCCGTGGCACCGGACTTCCCGATCGTCTTCCGGATGTCCCAGTGGAAGACGGGTGACTACGGGGCGCGGCTCGCCGGGACGCCGCGGGAGCTCGAAGCGCTCCTCACCCCGCTGGCCGAGGCGGGCGCCGACGCCTTCCACTGCTCCACGCGCCGCTACTGGCAACCGGAGTTCGACGGTTCGGACCTCAACCTCGCGGGCTGGGCGAAGAAGCTCTCCGGCAAGGCCACGATCAGCGTCGGCTCGGTCGGCCTCGACAACGAGTTCCTCCGGGCGTTCCAGGGCGAACGGAGCGGCGTCGCGGGCATCGACGCCCTCCTGGAACGGATGGAGCGGGACGAGTTCGACGCCGTCGCGGTCGGCCGGGCCCTGCTGGGCGACCCGGACTGGGCCGCGAAGGTCCTGAGCGGCCGCACGGACGAACTCAGGGCCTTCGACACGGGTGTCCTGGGGAGCCTGTACTGA
- a CDS encoding AAA family ATPase: MGETGRPGAKDMAGQGAGAATAEPAADSAGGIPAAAAAVVGEGPHGPSLRPRGLVDLRGRAEVPAGLSLSYPAGAVVVVSGLPGSGKSTLLRRWSEAAPAVDPRDVHVACEAVMPARLPYAVYRPWARLEHFRWLRSAVRGGGPFLVHDCGSRAWMRRWLARTAGRQGRELHLVLLDVGAAEALAGQKARGRWAPERVFARHRRGLDRLLRALTAEAGRTGGTAARVTTVPEAASVVLLDRTSRERVAAVEFDGKRLRRAAPYAASGVASDAA; the protein is encoded by the coding sequence GTGGGCGAGACGGGCAGGCCCGGCGCGAAGGACATGGCGGGGCAGGGCGCGGGAGCCGCGACGGCGGAACCGGCGGCCGACTCCGCGGGAGGCATACCGGCGGCCGCGGCGGCCGTCGTGGGCGAGGGCCCGCACGGGCCGTCCCTGCGCCCGCGCGGGCTGGTGGATCTGCGCGGCCGGGCGGAGGTCCCGGCCGGCCTGTCCCTCTCCTATCCGGCGGGCGCCGTGGTCGTCGTCTCCGGGCTGCCCGGCAGCGGCAAGAGCACCCTGCTGCGCCGCTGGTCCGAGGCGGCGCCCGCCGTCGACCCGCGCGACGTCCACGTCGCCTGCGAGGCCGTGATGCCGGCCCGGCTGCCGTACGCGGTGTACCGGCCCTGGGCGCGGCTGGAGCACTTCCGGTGGCTGCGCTCGGCGGTGCGCGGGGGCGGGCCGTTCCTGGTGCACGACTGCGGGAGCCGGGCGTGGATGCGGCGGTGGCTGGCCCGTACGGCCGGGCGGCAGGGGCGGGAGCTGCACCTGGTGCTGCTGGACGTCGGGGCCGCCGAGGCCCTGGCCGGCCAGAAGGCGCGTGGCCGGTGGGCGCCGGAGCGGGTCTTCGCCCGGCACCGGCGGGGCCTCGACCGGCTGTTGCGCGCGCTGACCGCGGAGGCCGGAAGGACCGGCGGGACGGCGGCGCGGGTGACCACGGTCCCGGAGGCGGCCTCGGTGGTGCTGCTGGACCGGACGTCGCGGGAGCGGGTGGCGGCGGTGGAGTTCGACGGGAAGCGGCTCCGCCGGGCGGCACCGTACGCGGCGTCGGGGGTGGCGTCGGACGCGGCCTGA
- a CDS encoding NAD(P)-dependent oxidoreductase — MTNHLSAGIPADLSTEHDYAPVTVVGLGPMGVALAEAFLRTGHPTTVWNRSPEKADGLVARGARRAAGITEAVSASSVVVVCVKDYEALYGILEPAGDALAGRALVNLASGTPEQAHEAVAWAAARGAGYLDGAIMVPTAGVGRPGAVFLYSGSREVFDAHRPALAAMGGTTYLGADPSLAVLHNTALLGLMYATINGFLHAAALVGTAGVTATEFSRIAADWFLPDVVTGMLGAQAPALDEGRYPGEQATMEMNLTALDHIHRTSAERGVDTELPGLMKSLAERAVGAGFGADSYFALVELLKKPAPPR; from the coding sequence ATGACGAATCACCTCTCGGCCGGTATCCCGGCCGATCTCTCAACAGAGCACGATTACGCACCGGTTACCGTTGTCGGCCTCGGTCCCATGGGTGTCGCACTCGCCGAGGCGTTTCTGCGCACGGGGCACCCGACGACCGTCTGGAATCGCTCACCCGAAAAGGCCGACGGCCTTGTCGCCCGAGGCGCGCGGCGCGCCGCCGGCATCACGGAGGCGGTTTCGGCGAGTTCCGTCGTGGTCGTCTGTGTGAAGGATTACGAAGCCCTTTACGGAATCCTCGAACCGGCGGGGGACGCCCTGGCCGGCCGGGCGCTGGTCAATCTCGCCTCCGGCACCCCGGAACAGGCCCACGAGGCGGTCGCCTGGGCGGCCGCGCGCGGGGCCGGCTACCTCGACGGGGCGATCATGGTGCCGACGGCGGGGGTGGGCCGCCCCGGTGCGGTCTTCCTCTACAGCGGTTCGCGGGAGGTGTTCGACGCCCACCGGCCGGCCCTCGCCGCCATGGGCGGCACCACCTATCTGGGTGCCGACCCGAGCCTCGCCGTCCTCCACAACACGGCGCTGCTCGGCCTGATGTACGCGACGATCAACGGTTTCCTGCACGCGGCCGCCCTCGTGGGAACCGCCGGTGTCACCGCGACGGAGTTCTCCCGGATCGCGGCCGACTGGTTCCTGCCGGACGTCGTGACCGGGATGCTGGGTGCCCAGGCCCCGGCACTCGACGAAGGCCGGTACCCGGGTGAGCAGGCCACCATGGAAATGAATCTGACCGCCCTCGACCACATTCATCGCACCAGCGCGGAACGGGGCGTCGACACGGAACTCCCGGGTCTGATGAAGTCCCTCGCGGAACGGGCCGTCGGGGCGGGCTTCGGCGCCGACAGTTACTTCGCCCTCGTCGAACTCCTCAAGAAGCCCGCGCCGCCCCGGTGA
- a CDS encoding TetR/AcrR family transcriptional regulator has translation MAGQQTSGKAGSAEKAQLPLWERLARPAPAPRSALTAERIASVAVGIADAEGLDAVTMRRLATELGVAPMAAYRYVTGKDELLELMVDFVHGELPPPDEAAGWREAMRTLATRIRDLTLAHPWLARTSGPVLTPNLLAVPERALTALDGLGLDADSAMAVFHTVIAYVRGSVGSEIRLARLREERGWSDGEETREGLAPQMGWLLGTGRYPAYLRYARESTRKDDPLWQFETGLDCVLDGIAARMGI, from the coding sequence ATGGCCGGTCAGCAGACGTCAGGGAAGGCCGGGTCGGCCGAGAAGGCCCAGCTCCCCCTCTGGGAGCGCCTCGCGCGCCCGGCACCCGCGCCCCGGTCGGCCCTGACCGCCGAGCGGATCGCCTCGGTCGCCGTCGGGATCGCCGACGCGGAGGGGCTCGACGCCGTCACCATGCGGCGGCTCGCCACCGAGCTGGGCGTCGCCCCCATGGCCGCGTACCGCTATGTGACGGGGAAGGACGAGCTCCTGGAGCTGATGGTCGACTTCGTCCACGGCGAGCTGCCGCCGCCCGACGAGGCCGCCGGCTGGCGCGAGGCCATGCGGACGCTCGCCACGCGGATCCGGGACCTGACCCTGGCCCACCCGTGGCTGGCCCGTACGTCGGGGCCCGTGCTGACCCCGAATCTGCTGGCCGTGCCGGAGCGCGCGCTGACCGCCCTCGACGGCCTGGGCCTGGACGCCGACTCGGCGATGGCCGTCTTCCACACCGTCATCGCCTACGTGCGCGGCTCCGTCGGCTCCGAGATCCGGCTGGCCCGGCTGCGGGAGGAGCGGGGCTGGTCCGACGGCGAGGAGACCAGGGAGGGGCTGGCGCCGCAGATGGGCTGGCTCCTGGGCACCGGCCGGTACCCCGCGTACCTGCGCTACGCCCGTGAGTCCACCCGCAAGGACGATCCCCTCTGGCAGTTCGAGACGGGGCTGGACTGCGTCCTCGACGGGATCGCCGCCCGGATGGGCATCTGA
- a CDS encoding MerR family transcriptional regulator, protein MRIGELSRRTGVSERLLRYYEEQGLLTPRRRASGYREYDADDVDTVRGIRTLLSAGLGTATIAELLPCMADVGELPAPACPDMLPELYRERERISDAVAGLLAARAVLDRVIAATAPAVDGAPEACRVS, encoded by the coding sequence TTGCGAATCGGTGAACTGTCCCGGCGGACCGGGGTGAGCGAGCGGCTCCTGCGTTACTACGAGGAGCAGGGCCTGCTGACGCCCCGGCGACGGGCGAGCGGCTACCGCGAGTACGACGCGGATGACGTGGACACCGTCCGGGGCATCCGCACCCTGCTCTCGGCCGGCCTCGGCACCGCCACCATCGCCGAGCTCCTGCCCTGCATGGCCGACGTCGGCGAGCTGCCCGCGCCGGCCTGTCCGGACATGCTTCCCGAGCTGTACCGGGAGCGTGAGCGGATCAGCGACGCCGTCGCCGGCCTCCTGGCCGCGCGTGCGGTGCTGGACCGGGTCATCGCGGCCACGGCACCGGCCGTGGACGGGGCTCCGGAGGCCTGCCGGGTGTCCTGA
- a CDS encoding GNAT family N-acetyltransferase: MREHIEASAGLSLRPWAAGDVAAVTEAFAEPLMRWQLPWPVESAADARRWLADRAERWATGSDFSFAVVDRRDTVLGSVTVGSVDVRHGVGWVSYWTTAPARGRGVATHGCRALADWAFADLGLFRLELGHRVGNRASCRVAGAAGFAVEGLQRQKLRYDGVRYDVETHARLACDPAPPGGASG, translated from the coding sequence ATGCGGGAACACATCGAGGCGTCCGCCGGGCTGTCGTTGCGCCCTTGGGCCGCCGGAGACGTCGCGGCCGTGACGGAGGCGTTCGCCGAGCCCCTCATGCGGTGGCAGCTGCCGTGGCCCGTCGAATCCGCCGCGGACGCGCGGCGCTGGCTGGCGGACCGGGCGGAGCGGTGGGCCACCGGTTCGGACTTCTCCTTCGCGGTCGTCGACCGCCGCGACACCGTGCTGGGCAGCGTCACGGTGGGCTCGGTCGACGTCCGGCACGGCGTCGGCTGGGTCTCCTACTGGACGACGGCCCCGGCCCGGGGCCGCGGGGTGGCGACCCACGGCTGCCGGGCGCTGGCGGACTGGGCGTTCGCGGACCTGGGGCTGTTCCGGCTGGAGCTCGGGCACCGCGTCGGCAACCGCGCCTCCTGCCGGGTCGCCGGAGCCGCCGGCTTCGCCGTCGAAGGGCTACAGCGCCAGAAGCTCCGCTACGACGGTGTCCGCTACGACGTCGAGACCCACGCCCGGCTGGCGTGCGACCCGGCTCCGCCGGGTGGGGCGTCCGGGTGA
- a CDS encoding HAD-IA family hydrolase — protein sequence MPTMTTTPAHHDDRPFDAVLCDLDGVIRRYDTSRVTELERAAGLPEGATAESASAAGHTLPPLLGESAKERWAEAIARDLSARVPPERARALGAAFAGAGSWIDECVVDQLRRVRASVPVVIVSDAAPWPDDDLAALGLPDLADHVVSCARLGVAKPDRGIYETAAARAGVSPDRCLFVDDVRENVDAAVALGMTGVHYREPADLRRALAVLTPPKPGPGR from the coding sequence ATGCCGACGATGACCACCACCCCGGCCCACCACGACGACCGGCCCTTCGACGCCGTTCTCTGCGACCTCGACGGTGTGATCCGCCGTTACGACACCTCCAGGGTCACGGAGCTGGAGCGCGCCGCGGGGCTCCCGGAAGGGGCCACCGCCGAGAGCGCGTCCGCCGCCGGTCACACCCTTCCGCCGCTGCTCGGGGAGAGCGCCAAGGAGCGGTGGGCGGAAGCGATAGCCCGCGACCTCTCGGCCCGCGTGCCACCGGAGCGGGCCCGCGCGCTGGGCGCGGCGTTCGCCGGGGCCGGCTCGTGGATCGACGAGTGTGTCGTGGACCAGCTGCGGCGCGTCCGGGCGTCCGTCCCCGTCGTGATCGTCAGCGACGCGGCACCGTGGCCGGACGACGACCTCGCCGCGCTCGGCCTGCCCGACCTCGCGGACCACGTGGTGAGCTGCGCCCGCCTCGGGGTCGCCAAGCCGGACCGCGGGATCTACGAGACGGCCGCGGCGCGGGCCGGGGTGTCCCCGGACCGCTGCCTGTTCGTGGACGACGTGCGGGAGAACGTGGACGCGGCCGTCGCCCTCGGCATGACGGGCGTCCACTACCGCGAGCCCGCGGACCTCCGCCGGGCGCTGGCGGTCCTCACCCCGCCGAAGCCGGGGCCCGGCCGCTGA
- a CDS encoding nuclear transport factor 2 family protein has protein sequence MTVSTTPATVSAADFAALETRVRLLSDRADITGLIDGYLMSLDTVPATGARFDDAWARRLFTEDVRITTPVGDHVGIAGLGESQQETMVKFRRTQHIGANYMIDLDGDRAAVRWNALMTHVHLDETQRARGEAAGGHFDVGGTFTGEVVRTDDGWRFRRLEVRMAWSTGEGPLVLTPKAAETMRGLKGGGGEA, from the coding sequence ATGACCGTCTCCACCACCCCCGCCACCGTCTCCGCCGCCGACTTCGCCGCACTGGAGACGCGGGTCCGCCTCCTCTCCGACCGGGCGGACATCACGGGACTCATCGACGGCTACCTCATGAGCCTGGACACGGTGCCCGCCACCGGCGCCCGGTTCGACGACGCGTGGGCGCGGCGCCTGTTCACCGAGGACGTGCGGATCACGACACCCGTCGGTGACCACGTGGGCATCGCGGGGCTGGGCGAGTCTCAGCAGGAGACCATGGTGAAGTTCCGGCGCACACAGCACATCGGCGCCAACTACATGATCGACCTCGACGGGGACCGCGCGGCGGTGCGCTGGAACGCCCTCATGACACACGTCCACCTCGACGAGACCCAGCGCGCCCGGGGTGAGGCCGCCGGTGGCCACTTCGACGTCGGCGGCACGTTCACCGGTGAGGTGGTCCGCACGGACGACGGGTGGCGGTTCCGGCGGCTGGAGGTGCGGATGGCGTGGTCGACGGGCGAGGGGCCGCTGGTGCTCACGCCGAAGGCGGCCGAGACCATGCGGGGGCTCAAGGGCGGTGGCGGCGAGGCGTAG
- a CDS encoding GNAT family N-acetyltransferase yields the protein MSSPHILLTGDRLALGVPREDTLTEFHKWENDPATILGRGDQFPRQEEDRTDEWERRRASRRHAPFEIVRVKDKLPVGLTVLHLDPDAQTAEFTIVLAPAQRGKRYAEEATRLTLDWAFHLGALRTAWLKVLEPNRAAIAAFASAGFRPAGRLRKSGFWLGQRVDMLLMDALPEDFPGPSAMCTALGS from the coding sequence ATGAGCAGCCCGCACATCCTCCTGACCGGCGACCGGCTCGCCCTGGGGGTGCCCCGCGAGGACACGCTGACCGAGTTCCACAAGTGGGAGAACGACCCGGCGACCATCCTCGGCCGGGGCGATCAGTTCCCCCGCCAGGAGGAGGACCGCACCGACGAATGGGAACGCCGGCGCGCGAGCCGGCGGCACGCCCCGTTCGAGATCGTGCGGGTGAAGGACAAACTGCCGGTCGGCCTGACCGTGCTGCACCTCGACCCCGACGCGCAGACCGCCGAGTTCACGATCGTCCTCGCGCCCGCGCAGCGGGGCAAGCGCTACGCCGAGGAGGCCACCCGGCTCACCCTGGACTGGGCGTTCCACCTGGGCGCGCTCCGCACGGCCTGGCTGAAGGTGCTCGAACCCAACCGGGCGGCGATCGCCGCGTTCGCGAGCGCGGGCTTCCGGCCCGCCGGGCGCCTGCGGAAGTCCGGCTTCTGGCTCGGCCAGCGCGTCGACATGCTGCTGATGGACGCCCTTCCCGAGGACTTCCCCGGGCCGTCGGCGATGTGCACCGCCCTGGGGAGCTGA
- a CDS encoding carboxymuconolactone decarboxylase family protein: protein MNFTTVAPKVFKAVLALDAAARDGLDPVLLELVQIRASQVNRCAYCIDYHTGDARKAGETEERIYQLSAWEESSLYTAKERAALALTEAVTLLPAGVPDSVYDEAARHFEEKELAQLIALIFTVNAWNRMNVTTRKVPGTE, encoded by the coding sequence ATGAACTTCACCACCGTTGCTCCCAAGGTCTTCAAGGCCGTTCTCGCCCTCGACGCCGCCGCGCGCGACGGCCTCGACCCGGTCCTTCTCGAACTGGTCCAGATCCGCGCCTCGCAGGTCAACCGTTGCGCGTACTGCATCGATTACCACACGGGTGACGCCCGTAAGGCGGGCGAGACCGAGGAGCGGATCTACCAGCTCAGCGCTTGGGAGGAGTCCAGCCTCTACACCGCGAAGGAGCGGGCGGCGCTCGCGCTGACCGAGGCGGTCACGCTGCTTCCCGCCGGCGTGCCGGACAGCGTCTACGACGAGGCCGCGCGGCACTTCGAGGAGAAGGAGCTGGCCCAGCTCATCGCGCTGATCTTCACGGTGAACGCCTGGAACCGGATGAACGTCACCACCCGCAAGGTCCCCGGCACCGAGTAG
- a CDS encoding aminoglycoside phosphotransferase family protein — protein MSTGQTRPSHPPLREELGEDLVRRLIAGRFPRWAGLPVERFPSGGTVNAMYRLGDDMVVRLPLREGGAGDVALEREWLSRLAPLLPTAVPEALGAGEPAEGCPWPWSVYRWLPGENPEAGALEEPVALAGDLAGFVAAMRRVTLPGAPPAHRGGPLGSLDAETRAAIEQLRGIPREGVDCDAAEAVWEDALRTPDWDGPPVWLHADLIPGNILVEDGRLTSVIDFGCMGMGDPACDLFPAWNLLPADAREVFREALGVDDATWKRGRGRTLSQALIALPYYRETNPAMAGNARHVIREVLGES, from the coding sequence ATGAGCACAGGACAGACGCGCCCCAGCCACCCGCCTCTCCGTGAAGAACTCGGTGAGGACCTCGTACGGCGGCTGATCGCCGGCCGGTTCCCGCGGTGGGCGGGGCTCCCGGTCGAGCGGTTCCCGTCCGGCGGCACGGTCAACGCCATGTACCGGCTGGGTGACGACATGGTCGTACGGCTGCCGCTGCGGGAGGGCGGGGCCGGGGACGTGGCACTGGAGCGGGAGTGGCTGTCCCGCCTCGCTCCCCTGCTGCCCACGGCCGTTCCCGAGGCGCTCGGGGCCGGCGAGCCGGCCGAGGGCTGTCCGTGGCCGTGGTCGGTGTACCGGTGGCTGCCGGGGGAGAACCCCGAGGCGGGGGCGTTGGAGGAGCCCGTGGCGCTGGCCGGGGACCTGGCCGGGTTCGTGGCGGCCATGCGGCGCGTCACCCTGCCGGGGGCGCCGCCGGCCCACCGCGGCGGGCCGCTCGGCTCGCTCGACGCGGAGACCCGGGCGGCGATCGAGCAGCTGCGCGGGATCCCGCGGGAGGGCGTCGACTGCGACGCGGCGGAGGCCGTCTGGGAGGACGCGCTGCGGACTCCGGACTGGGACGGGCCGCCGGTGTGGCTGCACGCCGACCTGATACCGGGCAACATCCTGGTGGAGGACGGAAGGCTGACCTCGGTCATCGACTTCGGCTGCATGGGCATGGGCGATCCGGCCTGCGACCTGTTCCCGGCGTGGAATCTGCTGCCCGCCGACGCGCGGGAGGTCTTCCGCGAGGCGCTCGGCGTGGACGACGCGACCTGGAAGCGCGGCCGGGGGCGGACGCTCTCGCAGGCGCTGATCGCGCTGCCGTACTACCGGGAGACGAACCCGGCGATGGCGGGCAACGCCAGGCATGTGATCCGGGAGGTGCTGGGAGAGAGCTGA
- a CDS encoding 2Fe-2S iron-sulfur cluster-binding protein — protein MTLHVNGTAHRLTLDNRTTVLDALREHLDLTGTKKGCDHAQCGACTVLADGRRVNSCLLPAVAQDGVEITTVEGLAGGGTPHPLQRAFLDRDGFQCGYCTPGQLCSAVGAIAEAAAGQPSHVTPLSAPPGAPVPLSPDEIRERMSGNLCRCGAYVNIVAAIEDVTR, from the coding sequence GTGACGCTCCATGTCAACGGCACCGCCCACCGGCTGACCCTCGACAACCGCACCACCGTCCTCGACGCCCTGCGCGAGCACCTGGACCTGACGGGCACGAAGAAGGGGTGCGACCACGCCCAGTGCGGCGCGTGCACGGTGCTGGCCGACGGGAGGCGCGTGAACAGCTGCCTGCTGCCGGCGGTCGCCCAGGACGGCGTGGAGATCACCACCGTGGAGGGCCTGGCCGGCGGCGGCACACCGCACCCGCTCCAGCGGGCGTTCCTCGACCGCGACGGCTTCCAGTGCGGCTACTGCACGCCCGGCCAGCTCTGTTCGGCGGTCGGCGCGATCGCCGAGGCCGCCGCGGGCCAGCCGTCCCATGTCACGCCCCTGTCGGCGCCTCCCGGCGCGCCCGTGCCCCTCTCTCCCGACGAGATCCGCGAGCGGATGAGCGGCAACCTGTGCCGGTGCGGCGCGTACGTCAACATCGTCGCCGCGATCGAGGACGTGACGCGGTGA
- a CDS encoding MFS transporter: MPGDSAVRAGEARAVKVPARQARAGEVAAGGAPAGDEAPGPGPQGPPRLGVLGLMLGIFLATLDGQIVSTALPTVVGDLGGLGHLSWVVTAYLLAAAAATPIWGKLGDLYGRKGAYMSSVVLFLAGSVLSGTAQDMNQLIAFRALQGLGAGGLMVGALSVLGVLVPERDRARSQGMIGVLLPVAFVGGPLLGGFLTDTLSWRWAFYVNVPVGALALLAVGKGVRLRTERTGGRVDYLGAALLTTGILALTLLGSWGGTRYAWTSPWTGALGLTAVLALAWFVRVERRAAEPVIPPRLFRSRAFTLAQILSFLVGAVMLAVVNYLPQYMQFVQGASSTASGLLLLPLMLGMLTAQLAAGRRGSASAVLGGTGTALGALLLLLLGTDTPVAVASALTLVIGVGIGLLMQNTLLTTMSSAAPRDMGAATGTVTLVRMLGGSLGVAVLGAVYAHRMDGVLAERLGTPAADRLTAGGTLTPALLGDMPAAVRDTVREAVTSGLHGVLVGAVLLSAVALGVTAAVRARGTGERRGGGDRTEGTDGGPARNRAAE, encoded by the coding sequence ATGCCGGGAGACAGTGCGGTACGAGCCGGTGAAGCGCGAGCCGTCAAGGTGCCGGCCCGGCAGGCGCGGGCCGGTGAGGTGGCGGCCGGTGGGGCGCCCGCCGGTGACGAAGCCCCCGGGCCCGGCCCCCAGGGCCCTCCCCGCCTGGGCGTCCTCGGGCTCATGCTCGGCATCTTCCTCGCCACGCTCGACGGGCAGATCGTCAGCACCGCGCTGCCCACGGTCGTCGGCGACCTCGGCGGACTCGGCCACCTCTCCTGGGTGGTGACGGCCTACCTGCTCGCCGCCGCGGCCGCCACCCCGATCTGGGGCAAGCTCGGCGACCTCTACGGCCGCAAGGGCGCCTACATGTCCTCGGTCGTCCTCTTCCTGGCCGGCTCCGTCCTCTCCGGCACGGCACAGGACATGAACCAGCTCATCGCCTTCCGCGCCCTCCAGGGCCTGGGGGCCGGCGGCCTGATGGTCGGCGCGCTCTCCGTCCTCGGCGTGCTGGTGCCCGAGCGGGACAGGGCCCGCAGCCAGGGGATGATCGGCGTGCTGCTGCCGGTCGCCTTCGTCGGCGGGCCCCTGCTCGGTGGCTTCCTGACCGACACGCTCAGCTGGCGCTGGGCGTTCTACGTGAACGTGCCCGTCGGCGCGCTCGCGCTGCTGGCCGTCGGCAAGGGCGTCCGGCTGCGCACCGAGCGGACCGGCGGCCGCGTCGACTACCTCGGCGCCGCCCTGCTGACCACCGGCATCCTCGCCCTCACCCTGCTGGGCAGCTGGGGAGGCACCCGCTACGCCTGGACGTCGCCCTGGACCGGCGCCCTCGGCCTGACCGCCGTCCTGGCCCTCGCCTGGTTCGTCCGCGTGGAGCGGCGCGCGGCCGAACCCGTCATCCCGCCCCGGCTGTTCCGCAGCCGCGCCTTCACCCTCGCCCAGATCCTCAGCTTCCTCGTCGGCGCCGTCATGCTCGCCGTGGTGAACTACCTGCCGCAGTACATGCAGTTCGTCCAGGGGGCCTCCTCCACCGCCAGCGGCCTGCTGCTGCTCCCGCTGATGCTCGGCATGCTCACGGCGCAGCTGGCCGCGGGCCGGCGGGGCAGCGCCTCCGCCGTCCTCGGCGGCACCGGCACGGCACTCGGCGCACTTCTGCTCCTCCTGCTCGGCACGGACACCCCGGTCGCCGTCGCCTCGGCCCTCACCCTCGTCATCGGCGTCGGCATCGGTCTCCTCATGCAGAACACCCTCCTCACCACGATGAGCAGCGCGGCCCCCCGCGACATGGGCGCCGCCACGGGGACCGTCACGCTCGTGCGTATGCTCGGCGGCTCGCTGGGGGTCGCCGTGCTCGGTGCCGTGTACGCGCACCGCATGGACGGCGTCCTGGCCGAACGGCTGGGCACCCCCGCCGCGGACCGGCTCACCGCCGGGGGAACGCTGACCCCGGCCCTGCTCGGGGACATGCCGGCCGCCGTCCGGGACACCGTGCGCGAGGCCGTCACCAGCGGCCTGCACGGCGTCCTCGTCGGGGCGGTGCTGCTGTCGGCGGTGGCGCTGGGCGTCACGGCGGCCGTACGGGCGAGGGGGACGGGGGAGCGGCGGGGCGGGGGCGACCGGACGGAGGGCACCGACGGTGGGCCTGCCCGTAACCGCGCCGCCGAGTGA